The genome window TCGTGGGATGTTTTCCTGTAATAAACTGTNNNNNNNNNNTACCACCTTccactgcaaggcacttgcttttatctgacactGTCATAATCAAATAGGCCACTTTCTTCCAACTTTTGGTACCGCCATGATGCCAGGCAAGGGCACGgactatgttgtttgtttttttacatggaatgtcggaatttctgggttcccagttGGAAACTATACACGTCCACGGGAAatgcagcgcttgggagcactttaaaacctattttatacagtttaagtttaaaactcacagaagaaagtagtagcgtttgtgatgcattcagcttgtaaaaataaatgacaatcaaagtcattaaaagtaaCGATTAATTGTGCATGCCTAATGCCCAGTCAATATTTCAATCAGGGAAACATCAACAGGGTAGCTGGTCTGGTTGAAGAACAGTCTTACTCAGGAAGCCATGCATATGTCACGCTGAATCCTAAAAAATATTCTGTAATGTCAAGACTGTCGGGCATCCGTGTGCCCTGTGTGGCTGGCTGTTGGCTGTGGCGTTTGCAGTGTGTCTGGCACTTTTGGCTATTATCAGCATTAATCCGCAACCGTTCAGAATCAGCCCACTGAATGCATCAGCCTCAGAGGCAGTCAGAGAGAAAGAATTCCCGGACTGGGTGTTCAAAGAAATCTGTTATAATACTGGTTCAGACCACATGTTGACAATGCCAGTGCAAActctttttttagacttttaatataatttacatTGGAGTAAAGATAATTGgctaatttgttttgttcatgaTGATCTTAGGATTACAAACTGTTTCATCCTCTGATCAGGGGTCAGATGGAGGTTCAAGTGCAACTTCTAAAAGAAGACGTGCGGCAATACACTGTGATTCTTTGCTAGGGCTGGTTCTTCGGGCTATATGGTAATTGGTGTTTAGAGCgcttacattacatgtcatttagctgacgcttttatccaaagcgacttacaattgctatatatcagaggttgtACGCCTCTGGAACAACTTTGGGTTAAGATTCTTTCTCaagttgatgtattgcagtgggaattgaacccagatctcccacaccaaagtaTGTGTCATATTCACTGCGCCAGCACCATCACATGTTCTCATTTGCATATTAGTGAAATGTTTATTGCAAAGTTATTTGCATAAAGTGAAGTTGTTTTCGGTCGTAGCCAGGGAGATATCACTCCAATGAGAATAGCTGGTCCACCTTAAATGTCAGCCCTACTTCAGTATGTGCAGCTGCCGCTGTGTGCGCAACCTGGAGTGTGTGTGGCTGTAACACTTTTTGTGCCAGTGTACTCTAATCATCATGCACATAGTTTTTACATGAATACAATTTGGCAACATGCCAAAACGCGTAGGCAATGGGCATACGCCGTATAATGGCAGGGAAAACCCTATTCTTTGATGTtagcttgttgttgtgtgtcaggGCTTTTAAGGAGGTCTGAGTCTGCATATGGGTGAAGGAGAAACCTTTGACAGCCTGACCTGTGCAGATGGTCTCCACCAGTTTGGGGTCGTGCTCGGCTCGGAGCAGGGACTGGTAGTATCCTGGGTTCCTCTCGAGCTGGTCTTGGGCCCCACTAGCTGCCATCCAGATCAGAGCCCGGTGCTCATTGGGAATCCCCTTACGTACATAACGCTTTACTGAAATGAGAGAGCATTTGAGTTTAGTTCAACTTTATTGCATATGCTCATTCTGCGAGGACACTGGCGTGTTCAGTTTTCACACTCACGTTTTACGTTCTTCTGCACCTTGCTTTTGCCCTTCAACAGTTTGGACCACTTGATGGATCGTCGGGTGAGCACAACTAGATAGTCAGACGTGAGCTCCTCGTATGACTCGTAATCAAAATCCTTTGAGCGCTCAAAGCCATACGGATCCACACTGAGCCAAAAAGTTAAAgttacaaacaattaaaaacttaaagaaacacatcaaaaagGATTAATTCTTGTTTTAATACATTTCaaatatgtgtgttttatattttacgAGGTGACATAacttaatgtaaaaaacaaacaaaaaacatgcacCCTATTCAGGCATAACTAGATTGGATAAAGCCTTTACAGCACAAAAAAAGACTAATGGTTCCATTTTattaatgtcattttttatgcACATATAACCAGTATAAATGTAGATAATATCTTGTGAATCTACATTACATAGATCTACAATCTGTTTCTACATGAAACAGTTGTAGGTGTAGGTTGCTCAACCTAATGTCTTAGGTAACATTATAATCTTCCTGCGGCTTAACCCTTTCACAAGAACATGTCATCCTTTTAGAAGAAATGCACCAAGAGACCAGCAATGTGGTAGGCTACTGCATTTGTTTTGAACATGTTCAAGCACAACAAACCTTTTCCCTTCACTACTGTATACAACACACGGCCCAGGTTCCAATTTATGTGGCTCTGTAAATAGTTGGTGAAAATAAAGGGATCATTACGCAAACGTTATGTTCCTCATCTGAGAATGACtttgttttcaaaacaaaagcaagggCACACACACTTGATGTGGAGTGTGTGAACGTGGCTCCTGATTGCAGGTGTTATCGCAGTTAGTTTTAACTGTGCAACAGCTCACCTTCtcttaaaaaaatgcaacagcTGTGCAATAAAGCTTACCTTCAGTTTTGTTGCAGCTGTTTTAGAAAGGTGGTGATTGAACGTAATGGAGACTGTAGTTATTAATATTTAGTTTAGCCTCATTGATATCAAATGGACTGTTCAAAATTTTAGAAAAAGCCTCTTAAACTCCAGCCTACAGAAAATGACTACTACAACCAGCCACTAAAATGACCATAGCtttgaatcaacacctctctaaaacactttcAACAAAAGGTGATCATATTAATCTTCTTGAATAGGATTTATTATGAGGTTGTTGTAACACTGCATTCATTTGAGCTAGATGTACCAAACTGTGGCAACTATGTATAGATTGTTTTCTTTACAGCTGTAATCTCTGGAAAATGCTGTACAGATTTTCTccgttaaaaaaaactgtgcacaCCATTCTGAAAAGCTCATGTATCAACCACTGATATAAAACAACCTCCAGACCATAGACAACATATGTCTAATGCGCCAGACCATTGAAATAGAATGAATCGCATCCTATGCTCCAGACTGCAAAATTCTCAGCACAATTTCATtcaacatttatatattatatatgtacattttgGAACAAGTTTTATTTGATACAACAAATTGTCCAATTTCTAATAAGATAGGCTTAACAAAACTGTACAACATTAAACACCAACAGGCCACTGCGTGCACAACTCCAACAGAAAGTAACAGTTGGCTACTGTAAATCACAATAACTTTATAGCTAGTCAGCTGAATTGCTACTTCTCTTAATACATACTACTTATTAGGTAGCTAGGTTATCAACCTCCCAAATTCAATAACAGGTTTTCAAGCGTTTTAGCAGACTATATAGCGGCCAGTTAACCGTTAAAGCCCATTACGtgtgctaacgttacctgcccaCTCGGTCTTTGGCGCTACCGTCACCCGGGGAGCGGGTCCGATCGGTCgccttgttcttcttctccattGCCTTTTCTGTTCCAGTAATATCCTGAGAATATGTGTGCTAGAGTCTCACCATGTATCCGCCCGgttgtttttctccaaaaaaaaggccaaaacaaGTTTACAACTAACATGAATGGCGACGTCACAGTTGAGGTAAATTACCGTTAACGTTAACGCTCACTTTTAACTTTTCTCCATGTTTGCGTGAGCAGAGACGGGACGGAGAGACGCTGCTTTTTCCTGGGCTTAACATGCTATTCTCGAAAGGGAAAAGTCGCGAAAACGCATTCTTACGCTTTTCCCGAAACCAAGTACTTGCTTTAGTTCGATTCTTTAAATATTGTATTGCTACGCCGTGTGGGGAGAGCGGACTTTGCATTGAGTTTTATCGCCATCCACATGCACCTGCTGCTTGTTTCTCGCTCCTCCTTGGAGTGTTAACGATAACTAACCAGGCTATAATAACAACAGTCACACGAATGTAATCCAAATACAAGTCACTTCCACTCCTTTTGTCCGGACcaactaactagctagctactcAATGGAAGATTTCGAGCTCGTGACGTTTGTCCCAGGACACACGCCAATCAGACCTAATGCTGCTTTCGAGTAATTCCCGGAACATCCCACTTCAGAGCTCTCATGGGAATGCTAAATGTGACCTATGGCGCATTCAGTGCTCTTTTGATAGAAAAAAGGTGAGAGGTGTGCATCCGATTGAGGTTTTTAGTAGACCTAATTCAGTGTTGGCTTTGCTCATAATGTCCCTGCTGTTATATCAACATGTACTAGTAACGACTGGTAACTACTTAAACAAGTAAACACCCCTTTTATGAAGTGTTGAAGCTGggttagaaaaagaagaaaatcctGACATGACTGTTTATTCAGGAAGCAATAggcatttaatttttatttcacatttttcacaaaaaaaatgctatataaCATATCACGTAAACATCAACTACAGACAATAACACAGCCTACAACATAACCGTCACATCGGCAACTCCCTGATTAAAAATCCCTAGGGTCCTCCCATTTCCACTACTAAACGAATAATATGTCCGATAACACGTAAAGGCAGCAAACATGCAAGCTAGCCGCGCCCTCTCCAGTGCAGCCACGTAGCACAGGTAGACGCAGTCATCTGTTCACCTGAGCCTCTACTGGGCAGCGTTGCTTCAGTAAAATATACCGACTCAAACCAATCTGCTGCATGGGTGATTCAGAGCTCCCACcgtggagaaaaacaaagattaaatatcattattattactattattattattattattattattattattattattaaggccTTGGGTTAAGCAAATAAATTGATGAACTCAAAGTAAACATCAGTCTAACCTGTCTCTTTTTGTCCCAGCATCAGCCCAGTTTTGCGTATAGGGAAACATTCGACGCATACTTTAGAGTCAAGTCACCAGATTTACATTTGATTATGTGCTAATAGAGAATCTGGAGCAGAGCCTCAGTCAGTGAACCAGTGATGTCATCCACTTCCAAGAAGGACTGTCAGAAGTGACACTAGGGTTGCCTTGGGTGATTTTTGGTGGCTGTCTTTGAACACTCCTTAGTAGATTCTAATTTAGAAAAGAGAGCGTCATGTGGTGATAAAAATGTGTTAGTTTAACTTGCACTCACAAGAGGTCACGTAAAGGACAACGTTCAGTGTTTGAGGTGACACGTTTTGGATTTTTTCATATCCTAAATAAttcagtgtgtgggtgtgtatttgACTGTGTTGTTTTAACCAACCGAATGCGAGTATACATAAATTCACCAAAGTTGTACAAAGTCATGCTTAACTCTGCCTAAATTAAATTACTTAAAATTGGGTTTAAGTATTTCTGCCCTATGTACACACATAGAAACTCAGTAACAGCACCATAGTCTTCGTCTCCACTACTGCCTTGGGATGGGCAGTTTTAGCAGTAGTGTAAtcctgttagtgtgtgtgtgtgtgtgtgtgtgtgtgtgtgtatgtgtaaccATTCATTCTTCTAGGCAATCGTCACTTTGTTCTCTTTAGATTTGATTGAAGATCATTAAAAAAGCCTTGTGACCATGTATTTGGCCAGTTCACCACAAAGTAATCAATATACACAGCAGCTGTTTGtatcaaaaattgtttttaaaactgtactcATAGATTTGAGCTCAATCCATGGTTTGTAAATCTACTAAAAGGACCATATTCCACTGGGACAATAAGAAGGGAATAAATGAATCAGCATTATGGCAAGCTGCTAACGTGTTGAGAAGTTTtcctaaaaaaagaatattgtgCGGTATCTTGATATCCTGAGAAGAGCCTTTTGTATGATGCATGACACAGCAGACTTGAGCAGCATGCACCTGGCAATGAAACCATCTAGCTTTGGTACCAGGAGATACCCAGGAGGAGCTGGAAAATGCTGGAGAGAGGTGGCTGAACCCTGCCCGGCCCCGGATAAGCAGCAGAAaagggatagatggatggatatacaCATATAATTATCCTGACTTCAATTATAAGACACCTTTTAAAATTACACTAGTCTTCTAACACCCAGTCCTATCATTTGACAGAAATGTGCTCTACTTGTTTGAGCTCCACTTTATCCTGCCTGCCGTTAACATTGTTGACACTGACTTGTGAGTAACAATATTTAAAGTGTTGGTCAATTTGAGGTTATCAGTGCGCtattacaaaaatgtcaaagtcaatcagtgacatacagtatatttttcttattatcCTGATACAGCAGAGCCCTTTTGTGAATCTCTAAGAAAATACACTGAATGATTTTTAAAGCAAgcctattaaaaaaaatctttgatcAACAATGTTGTGATAAATACTGTACACAGATACTGTTAGTTTTTGCAATGGGTTTTGCCTGAGCAATGTGGCCTAAAATTTTGTCCAGTATGTACTAGCTCACGTATGATCAGTTGTACTTGTTTCTTGCACAGTGTTTTTGTAGCTGTAACTTTGTATTACAGTAACTGTGTATTGTTGCTGATGTATGATGATAACTGGAATCTTTGAATTCCTTACAGTTCTGAGATCGTAGCAACTCAGAAAGTAAAGGTGTCAGTAAATCGTATGGTTTTGGGTTTATATGTTTGTTTGACTGAAGGATCCCCGTAGTTgattgttgtgtattttggtcTCTGTTTTGGATTGACTCTCTCAGGTTGAATCTTTGGTAATGTTACAGCAGACGTCTCGCTGTCATCAAATGTAGCCTTATTGGCACTTGCTTCAGAAAGTCTAAAACTTGGCTGCACACTAGTATCTTTAATGTCTATAATTGTTAGTTCTTCTCTTCCCTCCTTGGCCTGCCTGTCTTTTTCATGTGGTTTACCATCTGTTggtttctttgttgttgttataaaaGTTTGCGCCTTATTGTTATTAGGAGGACAAAGGCCAATACCCATTGTCACTAATCCAGTGTTAATAGCAGTCATAGATGTATCAGGGTGTGGTGGTGGAATTGCAATCAAAGGAGCTATAGTTTCTGGGTGCGGTGCTGATTGAGGGGAAGAGTCAGTCTCATCATTGGCATCTTGTTCAAATCTGCAAACACATGGGATGACGTACTTGGGCAATGTTGTTTGGATGGTCACAGGTTTGGTTGGATCTTCCACTGCTCCGTTCTCCAAGGGGTCGCGACCTGCATGTGTAGAAAGTCCCTCAATGTTGGGCTTTGAAGGGCATCTCCCTTCAGTTGATGTAGTGGAAGGTTCACCTGTGCTTGTGTATTGTAGGGCTCTGTGAGGAACTTCTGTCTTCAagttaggtataatttccaagTGTGAATTTTCTGATGGTTCCAGAGAATATAGTTGAGGAGAGGAGTCTACACATGTGGACCACACTGGAGAGCAGGTCACGATGGTCGCCACATGCCACTTCAGTTGGGCTTCTACACTTGGAAAAAGCCTGTAAGGCTCTGGGAGTGACATCTCAGTGGCAGATGTTAAACAGACTAGCTCTACATGTGCATATTTTAACTTGCTGGTGATACTAGTTTTTTCTACTGTAGCCTgaatttcatatttctctgacCTCCCACCCTTTATATCGTTATCACAAGTTTGATCTATTATATGGTTTAATGAGCAATGGTCTTTAGAGTTTTGATCTGAATGACGGTCCCCCATTTGTCTCACTTGCTCTGCTTTCAAATTATTTCTTTCTTCCATGTTTAGTTTTGATAATACATCTACTGCCTGCTCTGGTTTTTGTTCTTGCACATGTGTTTGATTTCCTCTCAACTGCTGTGCAACAGATTTACTTTTCAGTTtgcttttttggttttgttggttttgtatGTGAACAGTTTGATTCAGCTCCTGTCGCTGCCATCTTTCTTGACAGGCTACCCTCTGTTTTCTACTACTTGTCGCCTTGACTCCTCCAGGGGGCTTTTCATGTGAAGATTTCAAGTCTTGTACTTTACATACTGTAGCCATGGTCTCAAACCTCTCCATCAAGGAAGATAGGAGGATCCCTTTTCCAACAGCTCTTGGTGTGATTGGCTTTTTGCTCAGCATGTTCTTGCccttttctttttgctcagccACAGCAAACTTGGCTAGAATATCTTGCACACTGCCCCCTGTCTTTATTCCTTGTTCTCTTCTGGTCCGGCCCTTCTTGTAAATGTCATGCTCACTGTCTTGGCGGTGGTTCATTTTACCTGCCACTCCTTTGCTGGAGGACAAAGTACCTACCTCCCTTTGGTGGGTGATGGGAGGTTTGGGTGTGGATCGTATGAATTTGGATTGAAGGAGCTGAAATGTGGTAAGACGCCGTTGTATTAAGCCTCCCACTTTTTTATCTCCTCCATACCTGCTTGGCAATCTGTCTTTTTGTGGATCTGACCAGCATTTTTCAAGGATCTTGAAACGGGTCATTTTATGTTCTTCAGGGAGCTGAACAATAGTGCAGCTTGTATGAAGTTGGGTCTGTTTCACTGAAGCCTCAACTCTCTGATCAGGCCAATCTGTGCATCTTTCAACTACAATATCTAACCCTGGGGTCTCTGGGTTTCTGTTTCTGGTGGTCCACTTAGGTAGCTCCTGTGTCAGGTAATGCAGGAGACTCTCCAGAATCCCTCGGAGCACAGGACGGCAGTTGGGGTCTCTAACCAACTTCCTCAACTTTCTGGCATCGGGGCTGATACCAGTTTTCCGAGAATCTGGTCTATGGAGAATAGAGGACATGCATGACATACCTGAGTAGTTATTGATAGCGGAGTTGAATGATAATTGGCAAATTAGTAAATTTACTattgcatgaaaatgtcatgTTACAGGTGATTAGTGCGGGGGATTGTAGAGGAGGGTTGTGTAGCAAGACGATGAAATCTGGTAAGAAATTAAGATAGGAGACAAGCTGCTCTTTAAAATAAgtgttatgtatatataaatgtgtagttagataaagagagacagataaaAGCATCACAGTGCAAATAATAATTGACCATAGAAGATAAAACTATTACTATTCCACAACTAAATATTGTTATGCATAAAAgttaaaattattataaaatttCAACCACNNNNNNNNNNCATTAAAACGCCAAGATGTATGTTCATTAAAAACTATTGAAACTTACTCTGGAGAGATGAATATCTGAAGTCAGTAAGACTTTCATCAAGTTTGCACAATGTATTGAAGAACATAACTGTGCACATCATGTTAATTAAGTGTAGCTTTAGAAAAGGAAAAGGTCAtagaagaaattattttttgttagttCATTTGGAGAATTTAAGTAGTTTAGCAGAAGAGTTTTTTATTGCCCCACAGTTCTGTCATTTACTGTTAGGTGAAGACAGCCTATTCTTACCTAagataaacaaaacatgaaatatatgCAAACTGATTGCAGATGTAGCTCTAGAGAGATGATCTCAcaagaaagtattcatgacaGACAAAGGCTGAACTCAGTACCCTAAATGGTCACCCTTTAGATGTTTCTCTGCCTCACACCTACAGTGAACAGTACTTCAACATGTCCAAATCAAGACAGATAGACGTAGAAAAATCAAGGACAGGAGGGCAAGATTGGCAAGGAGGGGACCAAGACCGAGAGGGCAGTGTGGGACAAAGGGAAGCGGTCGACAATAATGTGCAGTTCCTCTGATAGCCAGTAGGGCTTGGACCAGTGACGAGCAGGATTACTTGTCTATGCACCTCTCTGCAGATGCTGATTTGTAAAGCTTTTCTCCCAGCTCTTCCAGACGCTCTCTTTTCTCCAAATCCTGGTACAGGCCTGGGGGAACCGGACTCAGGCCATGCATGAGGCCATAAAGACAACCTGCTATCAGACCCGTGGCTTCACTCTcacctaaaacaaaacaaaaaaagagcattGAGCAGACGTCACAGTGAGCAGacagtgttttatctgtttgtgAATGAAAATGTCTTCTCACCTCCATGGAACATGGCTCTTTTACACAGTTCAGCCCAGTCACTCCCTGCTGCCAGAAGGGCATCGTAGGCTATCATGGGGGCATCATGACCTCTGCGGCCCGCACGGCCCTCTGAGCTCCAGCGCTTATACATCTGCATAGGCgaggacagagtaacagcaGTACACAGATCTTGTTAGGGGTTGTGTTTGGCGTACTTATTTTTggtgtgtgacagagaggcaGGATTTACCTTGTCTGTCTCGTCAGCATCATAGCAATCAGGGAACGAAGGTTTGTTCTGTCCTtccttctctatctctctctcttccaggtAAAACTGCCACTTGGCCTCAAAGTAGAACCAGTTTTCTTGATACTCTGCATATGAatgcacaatcacacacattacTGGTATCATCTGATAATCATGCTTTCTCACACACGTGCGTACATACCAAACTCAGAAACTTACTTTATATACTGACAAACAGTATTACGCTTTTTGTACACTGCAAAAAGAGATGTGTTAAAAATGACACATGTAGAATTGTGTGCTAAAATCTACACAACATGTGTCAAAATGCTATTTACACTGTcacatgtgttgttttttgacaCATCTATTTTTGCAGTGTAAATAGAAGCTTTAATTGACCTGTATTAGTCAACCAAGCTGTAAAACCATGGGCCCCTCACTAACGcaaacagaaacacagtctAACCTGACATGTGTCGTATGGTCTTCCTGCAGAAGTCCTCAGCCCGAGGGATTACTTTCATGAGCTCCCGGCCCCAAGTCACAGGAGGTTTCCCCTGGATCGCATAGGATGCAAACAGTGCCGTTGTCAGGGAGCCTAGGAAGCCTGAAGCCAAGAGTGACACCACAACTACACCAATTGTGTTTTAACTCAAACTCACCTTAAGCAAGTATTAAATCACTGTTCTTgcaagtaaaatgtaattaaagatGCCTAACAGTTTATCAGCCGCGCAATAGCCAGCCTGTAGTTTAATCAGATCTGTTTGGATAGGTTAGAAAACTGACAACATTGTCACCTGTGGGGTGGTTGTGGGTCATTCTGCCAATCTCAATGCTGACCTCCACCAGGCTGTCTAGTCTCTCCGGTTGCCAGTATCTCATACCCACACACATGGCCTTGGCAGCTGCCCCAAACCCAGACCCTGGACATAGACACATGTGCTCACATTTTCATATACTGTTGTTATGTTagaaaaaaccaacaacaatatccAGAATCTCCAATTACCTTTTTCATTGAAGGGTGTATGCCAGGCAAGCAAGAAGTTATGAGGTTTGAGGTGTACACAGCCCTCCACTGTTGCAGGATCAGGGGCTCGGCCCTGGAGAGACACCATGGATTCAACATAGAGACGCACCAGCTCCCGGTACAGATCCTCCAGACACCAgtaatctacacacacacacacacacacacacacacacacacacacacacacacacagtggctaaGAGTCATTCATGATTGGCATGCAAGGCGAGATGAGTGGTGCTGCGGTGCGCTAAATTTAGCCTCAGCCTGCCACCCCACAGATTAGGACCAGCATGCCATCGCAGCGACTTGAGTCACTTCCACACACAATGAGGTCAACTGAGATCCACAGGCATCCTGCTAgaatttgtttatgtgtgtaatatatacgtgtgtgtgtgtgtgtgtgtgtgtgtgtgtgtgtgtgtgtgtgtgtgtgtgtgtgtgtgtgtgtgtgtgagaagagagagagagagagagagagagagagtatgttGACAAAGAAGCATCACTTCTAATTTTTATCAAGGATTTTGATGAAAGACAGGAATCTTCACTGGACTA of Etheostoma spectabile isolate EspeVRDwgs_2016 chromosome 1, UIUC_Espe_1.0, whole genome shotgun sequence contains these proteins:
- the adprhl1 gene encoding inactive ADP-ribosyltransferase arh2 codes for the protein MEKFKAAMVLGAVGDALGYRKGRWEGCTSGKKIQEELASLGGLGAQKLDPDNWPLSDATLMHITTAEALVTDYWCLEDLYRELVRLYVESMVSLQGRAPDPATVEGCVHLKPHNFLLAWHTPFNEKGSGFGAAAKAMCVGMRYWQPERLDSLVEVSIEIGRMTHNHPTGFLGSLTTALFASYAIQGKPPVTWGRELMKVIPRAEDFCRKTIRHMSEYQENWFYFEAKWQFYLEEREIEKEGQNKPSFPDCYDADETDKMYKRWSSEGRAGRRGHDAPMIAYDALLAAGSDWAELCKRAMFHGGESEATGLIAGCLYGLMHGLSPVPPGLYQDLEKRERLEELGEKLYKSASAERPDSRKTGISPDARKLRKLVRDPNCRPVLRGILESLLHYLTQELPKWTTRNRNPETPGLDIVVERCTDWPDQRVEASVKQTQLHTSCTIVQLPEEHKMTRFKILEKCWSDPQKDRLPSRYGGDKKVGGLIQRRLTTFQLLQSKFIRSTPKPPITHQREVGTLSSSKGVAGKMNHRQDSEHDIYKKGRTRREQGIKTGGSVQDILAKFAVAEQKEKGKNMLSKKPITPRAVGKGILLSSLMERFETMATVCKVQDLKSSHEKPPGGVKATSSRKQRVACQERWQRQELNQTVHIQNQQNQKSKLKSKSVAQQLRGNQTHVQEQKPEQAVDVLSKLNMEERNNLKAEQVRQMGDRHSDQNSKDHCSLNHIIDQTCDNDIKGGRSEKYEIQATVEKTSITSKLKYAHVELVCLTSATEMSLPEPYRLFPSVEAQLKWHVATIVTCSPVWSTCVDSSPQLYSLEPSENSHLEIIPNLKTEVPHRALQYTSTGEPSTTSTEGRCPSKPNIEGLSTHAGRDPLENGAVEDPTKPVTIQTTLPKYVIPCVCRFEQDANDETDSSPQSAPHPETIAPLIAIPPPHPDTSMTAINTGLVTMGIGLCPPNNNKAQTFITTTKKPTDGKPHEKDRQAKEGREELTIIDIKDTSVQPSFRLSEASANKATFDDSETSAVTLPKIQPERVNPKQRPKYTTINYGDPSVKQTYKPKTIRFTDTFTF